The window CGGCGCTGTCCCCGGACGTCGAGCTGCTGGGCGTGACGTCGGTGTTCGGCAACGTGCCACTGGACCGCACGACCTCGAACGCGCGGCGGCTGCTGGAGCTGTTCGGCCGCACCGACGTGCCCGTGGCCGCTGGGGCGGCGCGGCCGCTGGTGTATTCGAAGCCGCGTGACGCCAAGGAGGTCCACGGCGGCGACGGCCTGTCGGGCCACTCCTACACCTTGCCCGAGGCGAGCCGGCCCCTCGACGAGCGCGACGCCGTCCGGCTCATGCTGGACATCCTCGAAGCGTCGGACGAGCCGGTGACCATCGCCCCGATCGGGCCGCTGACCAACATCGCCGCGCTGTTCGCCGCCCACCCGGGCGCGGCGGCGAAGATCGCGCGACTCGTGATCATGGGTGGCGGCGTGACGTTCGGCAACAGCACCACCGCCGCCGAGTTCAACATCTGGAGCGATCCCGAATCGGCCCGCCGGGTGCTGGTCGAAGAGGACATCCCGGTCGTGCTCGTGCCGCTCGACCTCACGCACCGCTGCGCCGTCGACGGCGAATGGCTGGCGAAGCTCGCGGCGTCCGGCCCGGTCGGCGCGACCCTCGAAGGCCTCACCGCCACCTACCGGCAGCACTACACGCGCGTCTTCGGCGAGGACCGCATGGTCATGCACGACGCCGTCGCGGTCGCCGAGGCGATCTCGCCGGGAATCCTGCACACCGAGACCTACCGCGTCGACGTCGACTGCGGGCTGGGCCCGGCGCGCGGGCAGACCCTGGTCGACCGGCGACGGCTCGGCGAGGACGATCCGCAGTTCAGTCCCGGCCGCCCGATCGAGGTCGCGATGGACACCGACCTCGACGGCCTGCGCGGCTTCGTCCTCGACCGCCTGACCGGGGCCGCGCGGTGAGCGAAGAGCCCGAGGCCGTGCCGGAGGAGACGCCCGAGCCCCGCCGCCGGAAGGCCGCCGTCGTGGTGGCCGCGGTGGTCGTGGTCGCCGCCGCGCTCGTCGTCGGCGTCCAGTTCGCGCCGAAGCAGCAGGAGACGGAGAACGCCGCCGCGACGAGCACGCCCACGCCGTCTGTCGCGAAAACGACCACGCCTCCGCAGACGTCGACGCCGCCGAAGGTGCCCGAAGCGAGCGAGTTCGACGCCTGGGCGTCCAAGACCAGCCAGTGGCTCGACATCCCGCTGCGCGCGATGGTCGGCTACGCGAAAGCGACGACGAAGCTGAGCAAGGACGTTCCCGGCTGCCACCTTTCGTGGGTGACGCTGGCCGCGGTCGGAAAAGTGACCACCGACCACGGCCGTGCACGCGGCGGGCAGATCGGCACCACCGGCGTCCTCGACAAGCCGCTGGCCACGATCGAGGTGCGCGACTTCTACGACAAGGTCGTCTCGACGGCGAACGCCGCCGGGCCGATGCAGCTCTCCCCCGCGCTCTGGGCGAAGTACCAGGCGAGCTACGCGGGCGGGAAGCCCGATGTCCAAAACATCGACGACGCCGCGCTGACCACGGGCCGCGCGCTGTGCGACGGCGGCGCCGACCTCTCCCAGGGCCAGCCGTGGTGGGACTCGGTCGCGAAGCTGCAGTCGGCGCCGCTGTTCCTGCACCGGACGCTGGCCACGGTGAACGTCTACGGCACGGTCGGCCAGGCCGCGGCGCCGCCGAACCCGGCGGTGCTGAGCGCGGTGAACTTCGCCATCGACAAGATCGGCCTCCCCTACATCTGGGGCGGCAACGGCACCGGCGGCAGCGACCCGGGCTTCGACTGCTCGGGCCTGACGACGGCGGCGTACGCGAGCGCCGGCGTCAAGCTGATGCGCACGGCCGACACGCAGTTCCGGAGCGTCCCGCACGTGACCGACCCGCAGCTGGGCGACCTGATCTTCTACGGCGAGCCGTCGACGAAGATCCACCACGTCGGCCTCTACATCGGCAACCAGCAGATGATCGACGCACCGCAGACCGGCCAGGCCGTGCAGGTGCACACCTACCGCAAGGACGGCGACGACTACGCGGGCGCCGGCCGCCCGACGGCCTGACCCAGGTCGCCGGGATAAGGATTGGACGGCGCGACGCCCGGGCTTGTAGCTTGCCCTGGATCGTGACACCGCCCGAGGAGGTGAGACCCATGAACGCTGTATCGCTGTGGGTGCTCTCCCTTCCCGTCACGGCCGGGCGATCGACGTAGGTGTCGCCGGGAGCGCCTCGACCCCAAGGCACTCCCGAAAGGCACCACCATGGACTCTTCGCGTTTCCCCGCCGAGCCGTCGTACGACGTCGTCATCGCCGGGTGCGGGCCGACCGGCGCGATGCTGGCTGCCGAACTGCGGCTGCACGACGTGCGGGTACTCGTTCTGGAGCGGGAAACCGAGCCCGTTTCGTTCGTCCGCATCGTCGGCCTGCACATCCGCAGCATCGAGCTGATGGCCATGCGCGGTCTGCTGGACCGCCTCCTCGAACGCGGACGGCAGCGTCCGGCCGCCGGCTTCTTCGCCGCCATCGGCAAACCCGCGCCGCGGGACCTGGATTCCGCGCACGCCTACCTGCTGGGCATCCCGCAGCCGGCCATCGTCGACCTGCTCGAAGACCACGCGACCCGCCTGGGCGCGCAGGTCCGGCGCGGGTGCGCGGTGGCCGGCTTCGAGCAGGACGACGAGGGCGTGACCGTCGAGCTGGGCGACGGCGAACGGCTGCGGACCCGCTATCTCGTCGGCTGCGACGGCGGGCGCAGCACGGTCCGCAAGCTGCTCGGCGTCGGCTTCCCCGGCGAGCCCTCGCGGACCGAGACGCTGATGGGCGAGCTGGAAGTGACCGCGCCGCAGGCGGAGATCGCCGCCAAGGTCGCGGAAGTCGGCGAGACCGTCAAGCCGTTCTGGCTCCGGCCCTTCGGCGGCGGGGCCTACAGCGTCGTGGTGCCCGCCGGCGAAGTCGGCGATCGCGCGGAATCGCCCACCCTCGAGCATTTCCGGACCCGGCTGCGCGCCGTCGCCGGAACGGACTTCGGCGTGCACTCCCCGCGCTGGTTGTCGCGATTCGGCGACGCCACCCGGCTGGCCGAGCAGTACCGGGTCGGGCGGGTGCTGCTGGCCGGCGACGCGGCGCACATCCACCCGCCGACCGGCGGACAGGGCCTCAACCTGGGCGTCCAAGACGCCTTCAACCTCGGCTGGAAACTGGCCGGCCGGATCCGCGGCTGGGCACCGGACCCGTTGCTGGACACCTACCAGGCCGAACGCCATCCGGTCGCCGCGGACGTGCTGGACAACACCCGGGCCCAGATGGAGCTGCTGTCCCCCGAACCGGGTCCGCGGGCCGTGCGCCGGCTGCTCACCGAGCTGATGGACTTCGACGAAGTGAACCGCTACCTGATCGGGAAGATCGCCGCGATCGACATCCGCTACGACTTCGGCGACGGCCCCGACCTGCTCGGCCGCCGGCTGCGCGACATCGACGTCGAACAGGGCCGCCTCTACGGCCTGCTGCATCGCGGCCGCGGCCTGCTGCTGGACCGCACCGAACGCCTGACCGCCGACGGCTGGGCGGACCGCGTCGACCACCTCGCGGATCCCACCGCGGCCCTGGACGTCCCGGCCGTCCTGCTGCGCCCCGACGGCCACGTCGCCTGGATCGGCGACGACCAGCGGGACCTGGACGACCACCTCGCCCGCTGGTTCGGCGGTCCCGTCGGCTGAATCCGGTGATCGGGTGCGTCCCAGCGGGGAGAACGGCCAGGATGGGACGCACCCGTACCGAGGAGAACCACGATGGCCAAGTACCTCCTGCTCAAGCACTACCGCGGAGCTCCGGCGCCGGTGAACGACGTGCCGATGGGCCAGTGGACGCCCGAAGAGGTCTCGGCGCACCTGAAGTACATGGAGGACTTCGCGGCCCGGCTCCAGGAGACCGGCGAGTACGTCGACCACCAGGCGCTCGCCCCCGAGGGGACGTTCGTCCGGTTCGACGGCG of the Amycolatopsis sp. NBC_01488 genome contains:
- the rox gene encoding rifampin monooxygenase, which gives rise to MDSSRFPAEPSYDVVIAGCGPTGAMLAAELRLHDVRVLVLERETEPVSFVRIVGLHIRSIELMAMRGLLDRLLERGRQRPAAGFFAAIGKPAPRDLDSAHAYLLGIPQPAIVDLLEDHATRLGAQVRRGCAVAGFEQDDEGVTVELGDGERLRTRYLVGCDGGRSTVRKLLGVGFPGEPSRTETLMGELEVTAPQAEIAAKVAEVGETVKPFWLRPFGGGAYSVVVPAGEVGDRAESPTLEHFRTRLRAVAGTDFGVHSPRWLSRFGDATRLAEQYRVGRVLLAGDAAHIHPPTGGQGLNLGVQDAFNLGWKLAGRIRGWAPDPLLDTYQAERHPVAADVLDNTRAQMELLSPEPGPRAVRRLLTELMDFDEVNRYLIGKIAAIDIRYDFGDGPDLLGRRLRDIDVEQGRLYGLLHRGRGLLLDRTERLTADGWADRVDHLADPTAALDVPAVLLRPDGHVAWIGDDQRDLDDHLARWFGGPVG
- a CDS encoding nucleoside hydrolase, whose product is MGTKLIIDTDPGVDDALAIALAALSPDVELLGVTSVFGNVPLDRTTSNARRLLELFGRTDVPVAAGAARPLVYSKPRDAKEVHGGDGLSGHSYTLPEASRPLDERDAVRLMLDILEASDEPVTIAPIGPLTNIAALFAAHPGAAAKIARLVIMGGGVTFGNSTTAAEFNIWSDPESARRVLVEEDIPVVLVPLDLTHRCAVDGEWLAKLAASGPVGATLEGLTATYRQHYTRVFGEDRMVMHDAVAVAEAISPGILHTETYRVDVDCGLGPARGQTLVDRRRLGEDDPQFSPGRPIEVAMDTDLDGLRGFVLDRLTGAAR
- a CDS encoding C40 family peptidase gives rise to the protein MPEETPEPRRRKAAVVVAAVVVVAAALVVGVQFAPKQQETENAAATSTPTPSVAKTTTPPQTSTPPKVPEASEFDAWASKTSQWLDIPLRAMVGYAKATTKLSKDVPGCHLSWVTLAAVGKVTTDHGRARGGQIGTTGVLDKPLATIEVRDFYDKVVSTANAAGPMQLSPALWAKYQASYAGGKPDVQNIDDAALTTGRALCDGGADLSQGQPWWDSVAKLQSAPLFLHRTLATVNVYGTVGQAAAPPNPAVLSAVNFAIDKIGLPYIWGGNGTGGSDPGFDCSGLTTAAYASAGVKLMRTADTQFRSVPHVTDPQLGDLIFYGEPSTKIHHVGLYIGNQQMIDAPQTGQAVQVHTYRKDGDDYAGAGRPTA